One genomic segment of Pandoraea thiooxydans includes these proteins:
- a CDS encoding DUF779 domain-containing protein codes for MNESMVARVVATPAALELIARLRREHGDVMFHQSGGCCDGSAPMCYPCGDFMVGASDVKLGAIGGAPFYMSESQFEYWAHTQLIIDVVPGAGGMFSLEGRTGLRFLTRSRLYTDEEIAWLARHPVEAAA; via the coding sequence ATGAATGAATCCATGGTGGCGCGCGTGGTGGCCACGCCTGCGGCACTTGAATTGATCGCCAGGCTTCGCCGTGAGCATGGCGATGTCATGTTTCACCAATCCGGCGGCTGTTGCGACGGCAGCGCGCCGATGTGCTATCCGTGCGGCGATTTCATGGTGGGCGCGTCGGACGTCAAGCTGGGAGCCATCGGCGGTGCGCCTTTTTACATGAGCGAATCGCAGTTCGAGTACTGGGCGCATACGCAACTGATCATCGACGTGGTGCCTGGCGCCGGCGGCATGTTTTCGCTTGAAGGACGCACCGGCCTGCGCTTTCTGACGCGCTCGCGACTCTATACGGACGAGGAGATCGCGTGGCTGGCAAGGCATCCGGTCGAGGCGGCGGCATAA
- the pqqB gene encoding pyrroloquinoline quinone biosynthesis protein PqqB → MQLKVLGSSAGGGFPQWNCNCGNCRAVRRADPAVTARTQSSICVSENGSDWVLINASPDILQQVRTTPELCPARAPRDSGIAAVMLIDAQIDHTAGLLLLRERTAPLPLYATEPVWQDLSTRFPIGPMLDHYCGVDHHSIPLEGAPFHVAGLDATSFTAIPLESAAPPYSPHRHAPEPGDNIGLLIRNESTGRQAFYAPGLGRIDARTREAMQGADLLLVDGTFWRDDEMQRLGLSPKSAAEMGHLAQSGPHGMISHLDALASDTCRKVLIHINNTNPILRDDSPERAELAHHGIEVAHDGMTFNF, encoded by the coding sequence ATGCAACTCAAGGTATTGGGTTCTTCAGCCGGCGGCGGCTTTCCTCAATGGAATTGCAATTGCGGCAATTGCCGGGCGGTGCGGCGCGCGGACCCCGCCGTGACAGCCCGCACGCAGTCGTCGATTTGCGTGAGCGAAAACGGCTCGGACTGGGTACTCATCAATGCGTCGCCCGATATCCTGCAGCAGGTTCGCACCACGCCAGAATTGTGCCCGGCCAGGGCGCCGCGCGACAGCGGTATCGCTGCGGTCATGCTGATCGACGCTCAGATCGACCACACCGCGGGGCTGCTGCTGCTGCGGGAGCGCACCGCACCGCTGCCGCTATACGCCACCGAGCCGGTCTGGCAGGACCTGAGCACCCGCTTCCCGATCGGTCCGATGCTCGATCATTACTGCGGTGTCGATCATCACTCGATACCGCTCGAAGGCGCGCCATTTCACGTGGCAGGCCTGGACGCCACGAGTTTCACGGCGATCCCGCTCGAGAGCGCTGCGCCGCCCTACTCGCCCCACCGGCATGCGCCCGAGCCGGGCGACAACATCGGGCTGCTCATACGCAATGAAAGTACGGGCCGGCAGGCGTTCTACGCACCCGGTCTGGGCCGGATCGACGCGCGAACGCGCGAAGCGATGCAAGGCGCGGATCTGCTGCTGGTCGACGGCACATTCTGGCGCGACGACGAAATGCAGCGTCTTGGCCTGTCGCCGAAGAGCGCCGCCGAGATGGGCCATTTGGCGCAAAGCGGCCCGCACGGCATGATCTCGCACCTGGACGCGCTGGCCTCGGATACGTGCCGCAAGGTTCTGATCCATATCAACAACACCAATCCGATCCTGCGCGACGACAGCCCGGAGCGCGCCGAATTGGCGCACCACGGCATCGAGGTCGCGCACGACGGCATGACATTCAACTTTTGA
- a CDS encoding sigma-54-dependent Fis family transcriptional regulator produces the protein MIDQSHERSVSFGLSETMKPDYDLLGQHELRLQLARNRVLHAHAAPVMESLHEQIANTQSMVVLTDPQGLILMSLGDDDFLSRAEKVALKPGALWSEEFQGTNAIGTAIAEMAPTTVHGDQHFLRANHFLTCSSVPIIGPSGKLAGVLDVTGDHRSYHRHTMALVRMSAQMIENQLFANAFPEAFLVRFHGRHEFLGTLMEGIAAFSRDGRFLSANRSAQFQLGLSLAALGAHTFSSLFGITPSAVFDHYRTAQPGLLKLCLNNGVRVFGKAEFQYTGLTLPTSIAAPEPAPLQTASDDGTNAAKMRMRLSSLRYLDTGDPQITALIDKLRKVIGKDISIMITGETGTGKELLARAIHNDSPRRSGPFIAVNCASIPETLIESELFGYEEGAFSGARRKGGTGRVLQANGGTLFLDEIGDMPISLQARLLRVLQERVVTPLGSTKSIAVNVAIICATNRNLREMIRTGSFREDLYYRLNGMVARLPPLRERGDLEIVIAKILHDDLNVERRLHIDPEVMGLFRRYHWPGNFRQLSNVLRTAAAIVDDDGHIRREHLPDDFLEDLSDIPAAPVMQLPSGNTRLDELEVSAIAAALRQHQGNVSAVARMLGVSRNTIYRKMQALQLQGKTDA, from the coding sequence ATGATCGACCAGTCGCACGAGCGCTCCGTCTCATTCGGTCTGTCAGAGACCATGAAGCCGGACTACGATTTGCTCGGCCAGCACGAATTGCGTCTGCAACTGGCGCGCAACCGCGTGCTGCACGCCCACGCCGCGCCGGTCATGGAATCGCTGCACGAACAGATCGCCAATACGCAGAGCATGGTCGTGCTCACCGATCCTCAGGGCCTCATTCTGATGTCGCTGGGCGACGACGATTTTCTGAGCCGCGCGGAAAAAGTGGCATTGAAGCCGGGCGCGCTGTGGAGCGAGGAGTTCCAGGGCACCAATGCGATCGGCACCGCAATCGCCGAAATGGCGCCGACCACCGTACACGGCGATCAGCACTTCCTGCGCGCCAATCACTTCCTGACCTGCTCGAGCGTACCGATCATCGGTCCAAGCGGAAAGTTGGCGGGCGTGCTCGACGTCACTGGAGATCATCGAAGCTATCATCGCCATACCATGGCGCTGGTGCGCATGTCGGCGCAAATGATAGAGAATCAGTTGTTCGCCAACGCTTTTCCGGAAGCATTTCTGGTTCGGTTTCACGGCCGCCATGAGTTTCTCGGCACACTGATGGAAGGCATCGCCGCCTTCTCGCGCGACGGCCGCTTCCTGTCCGCCAATCGCAGCGCGCAATTCCAGCTCGGCTTGAGTCTTGCCGCGCTAGGTGCCCACACGTTCTCGTCGTTATTCGGCATCACGCCATCGGCAGTATTCGATCATTACCGCACGGCGCAGCCCGGGCTCTTGAAGCTCTGCCTGAATAACGGCGTTCGGGTCTTCGGCAAGGCCGAATTTCAATACACCGGATTGACCTTGCCGACGAGCATCGCTGCGCCCGAACCCGCGCCTTTGCAGACCGCGTCGGATGACGGAACGAACGCCGCAAAAATGCGAATGCGCCTGTCCAGCCTGCGCTATCTGGACACCGGCGATCCACAGATCACCGCCTTGATCGACAAGCTACGCAAGGTAATCGGCAAAGACATTTCGATCATGATCACCGGCGAAACGGGCACCGGCAAAGAGTTGCTGGCGCGCGCGATTCACAACGACTCGCCGCGGCGCAGCGGGCCGTTCATCGCCGTCAATTGCGCATCGATTCCGGAAACACTGATCGAATCGGAACTGTTCGGCTATGAAGAGGGCGCTTTTTCCGGCGCTCGCAGAAAAGGCGGCACGGGGCGGGTGCTGCAGGCCAACGGGGGCACGCTGTTTCTCGACGAGATCGGCGACATGCCGATTTCATTGCAGGCGCGCTTGCTGCGCGTCTTGCAAGAGCGCGTCGTGACGCCCTTGGGCAGCACCAAATCGATCGCCGTCAATGTCGCCATCATCTGTGCGACGAACCGTAATTTACGCGAGATGATTCGGACCGGCTCGTTCCGGGAAGACCTGTACTATCGGCTCAACGGCATGGTTGCCAGACTACCGCCGCTGCGCGAGCGCGGCGATCTGGAAATCGTCATCGCCAAGATCCTGCACGACGATCTCAATGTCGAGCGTCGCCTGCATATCGACCCTGAGGTAATGGGCTTGTTTCGCCGCTACCATTGGCCGGGGAATTTCCGTCAGTTGAGCAATGTGCTGCGCACCGCCGCAGCCATCGTCGACGACGACGGCCATATTCGCCGCGAGCATTTGCCGGATGACTTCCTGGAAGATCTGTCGGACATCCCCGCCGCGCCAGTCATGCAACTGCCGTCCGGCAACACCCGCCTCGACGAACTGGAAGTATCGGCCATCGCGGCTGCCTTGCGCCAGCATCAAGGCAACGTTTCCGCAGTCGCTCGTATGCTGGGCGTCTCCCGCAATACCATCTATCGCAAAATGCAGGCGCTTCAACTGCAGGGCAAGACCGACGCCTGA
- the pqqC gene encoding pyrroloquinoline-quinone synthase PqqC: MDIFEEASEFRPWSRVDFEARLRAKGGRYHIHHPFNVRLNGGRCTREQVRGWVANRFYYQISIPRKDAAILANCPDREVRRQWIVRLLDHDGWQDNAGGIEAWACLGEAVGLDRDTLWSQELVLPSVRFAVDAYVNFARQAPWQEGVCSSLTEMFAPQIHLDRLAGWPTFYPWIAAEGLNYFRSRVSLAQRDVEHGLQVTLDHFRTFEQQQRALDILQFKLDILWSMLDAIELAYPERGAV; this comes from the coding sequence ATGGACATTTTCGAGGAAGCCAGTGAGTTTCGGCCTTGGAGCCGGGTCGACTTCGAGGCGCGCTTGCGCGCCAAGGGCGGCCGCTATCATATTCACCACCCGTTCAACGTGCGGCTCAATGGCGGTCGCTGCACGCGCGAGCAGGTCCGCGGCTGGGTGGCCAACCGCTTCTACTATCAGATCAGCATTCCGCGCAAGGACGCCGCGATTCTGGCCAATTGCCCCGATCGCGAAGTCCGCCGCCAATGGATCGTGCGGCTGCTGGATCACGATGGCTGGCAGGACAACGCCGGGGGCATCGAGGCATGGGCCTGTCTGGGCGAGGCCGTCGGGCTGGACCGAGATACGCTCTGGTCGCAGGAACTGGTATTGCCCAGCGTTCGCTTCGCGGTGGACGCGTATGTGAATTTCGCGCGCCAGGCGCCATGGCAGGAGGGCGTGTGCTCGTCGCTCACGGAAATGTTCGCGCCGCAGATTCATCTCGACCGATTGGCAGGCTGGCCAACCTTCTATCCGTGGATTGCCGCCGAGGGACTGAATTACTTCCGCTCCCGCGTGTCGCTGGCGCAGCGCGATGTCGAACATGGTTTGCAGGTCACGCTCGATCATTTCCGTACCTTCGAGCAGCAGCAACGCGCTCTGGATATCCTGCAGTTCAAGCTCGATATACTTTGGAGCATGCTCGACGCGATCGAACTGGCCTATCCGGAAAGAGGCGCGGTATGA
- the adh gene encoding aldehyde dehydrogenase has product MNHSEMKFLDIEFPYKKEYGNFIGGAWVEPTTGEYFENVSPLTGKAFCSVPRSTEADINLALDAAHLAKRAWSRTSPAERAILLNWIADRMEQNLTRLAVAETIDNGKPLRETLAADIPLAIDHFRYFAGCIRAQEGSVCEIDDSTVAYHFHEPLGVVGQIIPWNFPILMATWKLAPALAAGNCVVLKPAEQTPASILVMVELIQDLLPPGVLNVVNGFGLEAGKPLATSKRIAKIAFTGETTTGRLIMQYASQNIIPVTLELGGKSPNIFFADVLERDDDYFDKALEGFAMFALNQGEVCTCPSRVLIQESIYDRFMERALKRVAAIKQGHPLDRTTMIGAQASEEQLEKILSYIDLGKQEGAQCLIGGERNQLEGELKDGYYIKPTVFLGNNKMRIFQEEIFGPVVSVTTFKTEEEALEIANDTLYGLGAGVWTRDGTRAYRMGREIQAGRVWTNCYHAYPAHAAFGGYKQSGIGRENHKMMLDHYQQTKNLLVSYSPKALGFF; this is encoded by the coding sequence ATGAACCACTCGGAAATGAAATTCCTGGATATCGAATTCCCTTACAAGAAGGAATACGGCAACTTTATCGGCGGCGCTTGGGTCGAGCCTACGACCGGCGAGTACTTTGAAAACGTCTCGCCGCTGACCGGCAAAGCTTTTTGCAGCGTGCCGCGTTCGACAGAGGCCGATATCAATCTCGCACTGGACGCCGCGCATCTGGCCAAACGCGCCTGGTCGCGTACCAGCCCCGCCGAGCGTGCCATTCTGTTGAACTGGATCGCCGACCGGATGGAGCAGAACTTGACTCGGCTGGCCGTGGCCGAGACGATCGACAATGGCAAGCCGCTGCGGGAGACCCTGGCGGCCGACATCCCGCTCGCGATCGACCATTTCCGCTACTTCGCCGGCTGCATTCGCGCCCAGGAGGGTTCGGTCTGCGAAATCGACGACAGCACGGTGGCCTATCATTTCCACGAGCCGCTCGGCGTGGTCGGGCAAATCATTCCGTGGAATTTCCCGATTCTGATGGCGACCTGGAAGCTGGCGCCGGCATTGGCAGCAGGCAATTGCGTGGTGCTCAAGCCGGCCGAGCAAACGCCGGCTTCGATTCTGGTGATGGTGGAGTTGATTCAGGATCTTTTGCCGCCGGGCGTGCTCAATGTGGTCAACGGCTTTGGCCTGGAGGCCGGCAAACCGCTGGCCACCAGCAAGCGCATCGCCAAGATCGCATTCACTGGCGAAACCACGACGGGCCGGCTGATCATGCAATACGCCAGCCAGAACATCATTCCGGTTACGTTGGAGCTGGGCGGCAAGAGTCCGAACATTTTCTTTGCCGACGTGCTCGAGCGCGACGACGATTATTTCGACAAGGCGCTCGAAGGTTTCGCGATGTTCGCCCTGAACCAGGGGGAGGTATGCACGTGTCCGTCGCGCGTGCTGATTCAAGAATCGATCTATGACCGTTTCATGGAGCGAGCGCTCAAACGGGTGGCCGCGATCAAGCAGGGGCATCCGCTCGATCGCACCACCATGATCGGTGCACAGGCGTCCGAGGAGCAGCTCGAAAAAATTCTGTCGTATATCGATCTGGGCAAGCAGGAAGGCGCTCAATGCCTGATCGGCGGCGAGCGAAATCAGCTCGAGGGGGAATTGAAAGACGGCTACTACATCAAGCCGACGGTGTTCCTTGGGAACAATAAGATGCGCATTTTCCAGGAAGAAATTTTCGGCCCGGTGGTGTCGGTGACAACTTTCAAAACGGAAGAGGAAGCGCTCGAGATCGCCAACGACACGTTGTACGGCCTCGGAGCCGGCGTGTGGACGCGCGATGGCACGCGCGCCTATCGCATGGGCCGGGAGATTCAGGCCGGGCGAGTGTGGACCAATTGCTATCACGCCTACCCCGCCCACGCGGCATTCGGCGGCTACAAGCAGTCGGGCATCGGCCGCGAGAATCACAAGATGATGCTCGACCACTATCAGCAAACCAAGAATCTGCTGGTGAGCTACAGCCCGAAGGCGCTGGGGTTCTTCTGA
- a CDS encoding alpha/beta fold hydrolase, whose protein sequence is MPETPASSRLVMRTLDGHRLSVRTMGNPQGVPVVVLHGGPGSGCSPAMADWVDLRQVRLVLPDQRGAGLSRPRGCTRRNGVPHLIADLERIRRALNIASWVVVGGSWGATLALAYAARCPGAVRALVLRGTFTASQAELRYFFAPRRRLKSRHSVARRSAVRAPVTRVLHNWAHAFQFDTPTVAHRLAAAWQARERALLEMPSPMTGPRRLRPAACRKYRIQAHLLARLGGLGPRGILALAAALRRWEGIAMAIHGMRDRVCPPAGLRRLQACWPVLQVTWVEAGHTVAGPAMRDALRHAIEAAVSASRRAQASVLPCS, encoded by the coding sequence ATGCCGGAAACGCCTGCCTCGTCTCGTCTGGTGATGCGCACCCTCGATGGGCATCGGCTATCGGTGCGCACGATGGGCAACCCGCAAGGCGTTCCGGTGGTCGTTTTGCACGGCGGCCCCGGCAGCGGTTGTTCGCCTGCCATGGCGGACTGGGTCGATCTGCGGCAGGTGCGCCTGGTGCTGCCCGATCAGCGCGGCGCCGGCCTGTCGCGACCACGGGGATGCACGCGCCGAAATGGCGTGCCGCATCTGATTGCCGACCTCGAGCGCATTCGTCGCGCATTGAATATCGCCTCGTGGGTGGTGGTGGGCGGCTCGTGGGGCGCGACGCTGGCCTTGGCGTATGCGGCGCGGTGTCCTGGCGCGGTGCGTGCGCTGGTGCTGCGCGGCACATTTACGGCGAGCCAGGCGGAGCTGCGATATTTTTTCGCGCCGCGTCGCCGCTTGAAGTCCAGGCACAGCGTGGCCAGGCGCAGCGCCGTGCGAGCACCGGTGACACGGGTGTTGCACAATTGGGCACATGCGTTCCAATTTGACACACCGACTGTCGCGCATCGGCTGGCCGCAGCTTGGCAGGCGCGAGAACGCGCGTTGCTGGAGATGCCATCCCCGATGACCGGGCCTCGACGGCTGCGGCCTGCGGCATGCCGCAAATATCGGATACAGGCGCATCTGCTGGCGCGCCTCGGCGGTCTTGGGCCGCGTGGGATATTGGCGTTGGCCGCAGCGCTCAGGCGTTGGGAAGGGATCGCCATGGCGATTCACGGGATGCGCGATCGGGTCTGCCCGCCTGCCGGATTGCGCCGGCTGCAGGCATGCTGGCCTGTGCTGCAAGTCACCTGGGTCGAGGCGGGTCACACGGTGGCCGGCCCTGCCATGCGCGATGCCTTGCGGCACGCCATCGAAGCGGCCGTGAGCGCCTCGCGCCGAGCTCAGGCGTCGGTCTTGCCCTGCAGTTGA
- the pqqA gene encoding pyrroloquinoline quinone precursor peptide PqqA produces the protein MQWTTPAYTDLRFGFEITMYIANR, from the coding sequence ATGCAGTGGACCACGCCAGCGTATACCGATTTGCGCTTTGGATTTGAAATCACGATGTATATCGCCAATCGTTAA
- the acs gene encoding acetate--CoA ligase — protein sequence MASIESVMHEQRVFAPPQALVEQANISGMAAYQALCAEAERDHEGFWARLARENVAWHRPFTKVLDQSNAPFYTWFEDGQLNVSYNCLDRNLQNGNAEKTAIIFEADDGTSTPVTYRELHQRVCRFANALKSRGIKKGDRVVIYMPMSIEGVVAMQACARIGATHSVVFAGFSAKSLNERIIDAGAVAVITADEQMRGGRALPLKNVVDEALTLGGCDALHTVVVYRRTGGPATMQAGRDVWMHELSAGQSEQCEPEWVGAEHPLFILYTSGSTGKPKGVQHSSGGYLLWATLTMQWTFDIKPSDVFWCTADIGWVTGHTYIAYGPLAVGATQIVFEGVPTYPNAGRFWDMIARHKVSIFYTAPTAIRSLIKAAESDKSIYPTQYDLSSLRILGSVGEPINPEAWMWYYKNVGGERCPIVDTWWQTETGGHVIAPLPGVTPQVPGSCTLPLPGVAAAIVDETGQDVPNGQGGMLVIKRPWPGLLRTIWGDPERFKNSYFPAELGGKIYLAGDGAIRDRQTGYFTIMGRIDDVLNVSGHRLGTMEIESALVANPLVAEAAVVGRPDDTTGEAVVAFVVLKRTRPIGEEAKQIATDLRNWVAKEIGPIAKPRDIRFGENLPKTRSGKIMRRLLRVIAKGEEITQDTSTLENPAILEQLKQSL from the coding sequence ATGGCATCCATCGAATCTGTAATGCATGAGCAACGCGTGTTTGCGCCGCCGCAGGCTCTGGTCGAGCAGGCCAACATCTCGGGCATGGCGGCGTACCAGGCGCTGTGCGCCGAGGCCGAGCGCGATCATGAAGGGTTCTGGGCGCGTCTGGCGCGCGAGAACGTCGCCTGGCACAGGCCGTTCACCAAGGTGCTGGACCAATCCAATGCGCCTTTCTACACGTGGTTCGAAGACGGCCAGCTGAACGTCTCCTATAACTGCCTGGACCGCAATCTGCAGAACGGCAATGCCGAGAAGACAGCGATCATCTTCGAGGCGGACGACGGCACCAGCACGCCGGTGACCTATCGCGAGCTGCACCAGCGGGTCTGCCGCTTTGCCAATGCGCTCAAGTCGCGCGGCATCAAGAAGGGCGACCGGGTGGTGATCTACATGCCGATGTCGATCGAAGGCGTGGTGGCGATGCAGGCCTGCGCGCGCATCGGCGCGACCCATTCGGTGGTGTTTGCGGGTTTTTCGGCCAAGTCGCTCAACGAGCGCATCATCGACGCGGGGGCGGTGGCGGTGATCACGGCCGACGAACAGATGCGCGGGGGCCGCGCGCTGCCGCTCAAGAACGTGGTCGACGAGGCGCTCACGCTGGGCGGGTGCGACGCGCTGCACACGGTGGTGGTCTACCGGCGCACGGGCGGGCCAGCCACGATGCAGGCCGGGCGCGACGTGTGGATGCACGAGCTGAGCGCGGGCCAATCGGAACAGTGCGAGCCGGAATGGGTGGGCGCCGAGCACCCGCTGTTCATTCTGTACACGTCGGGCTCGACCGGCAAGCCCAAGGGCGTGCAGCACAGCTCGGGCGGCTATTTGCTGTGGGCCACGCTGACCATGCAGTGGACCTTCGACATCAAGCCCAGCGACGTGTTCTGGTGCACCGCCGACATCGGCTGGGTGACCGGGCATACGTATATCGCCTACGGGCCGCTGGCGGTGGGGGCCACGCAAATCGTATTCGAAGGGGTGCCGACCTACCCGAACGCGGGGCGCTTCTGGGACATGATCGCGCGCCACAAGGTATCGATCTTCTACACGGCGCCCACGGCGATCCGCTCGCTGATCAAGGCGGCGGAGTCGGACAAGAGCATCTACCCGACGCAGTACGACCTGTCGTCGCTGCGCATTCTGGGGTCGGTGGGCGAGCCGATCAATCCGGAAGCCTGGATGTGGTACTACAAGAACGTCGGCGGCGAGCGCTGCCCGATCGTCGACACGTGGTGGCAGACGGAGACCGGCGGGCACGTGATCGCGCCGCTGCCGGGGGTCACGCCGCAGGTGCCGGGCTCGTGCACGCTGCCGTTGCCGGGGGTGGCCGCGGCGATCGTCGACGAGACGGGGCAGGACGTACCGAACGGGCAGGGCGGGATGCTGGTGATCAAGCGGCCGTGGCCGGGGCTGTTGCGCACCATCTGGGGCGACCCGGAGCGCTTCAAGAACAGCTACTTCCCGGCGGAGCTGGGGGGCAAGATCTATCTGGCCGGCGACGGCGCGATTCGTGACCGGCAGACCGGCTACTTCACGATCATGGGTCGTATCGACGACGTGCTCAACGTCTCGGGGCACCGGCTGGGCACGATGGAGATCGAGTCGGCGCTGGTGGCCAATCCGCTGGTGGCCGAGGCGGCCGTGGTGGGGCGCCCGGACGACACGACGGGCGAGGCGGTGGTCGCGTTCGTGGTGCTCAAGCGCACGCGTCCGATTGGCGAGGAGGCCAAGCAGATCGCCACCGATCTGCGCAACTGGGTGGCCAAGGAGATCGGGCCGATCGCCAAGCCGCGCGACATCCGCTTCGGCGAGAACCTGCCGAAGACCCGTTCGGGCAAGATCATGCGGCGCCTGCTGCGCGTGATCGCCAAGGGCGAGGAGATTACCCAGGACACTTCCACCCTGGAGAACCCGGCCATCCTCGAGCAGCTCAAGCAGTCCCTTTGA
- the pqqE gene encoding pyrroloquinoline quinone biosynthesis protein PqqE, which translates to MTITTADPCEPAMVRPGPPLWLLAELTYRCPLHCPFCYNPTDHIRYRDELTTDQWIDVLRQARALGAAQLGFSGGEPLLRDDLEVLVDAAHRLGFYTNLITSGVGLTEQRLGALKHAGLDHIQLSFQDATRELNDFLSSTKTFELKSRVARLIKRHGYPMVLNCVLHRHNLPHVDKIIEMALEMQADYLELANTQYYGWGLVNRAQLMPDAAQLREAEAVVNAYRARIGQRCRILFVVPDYFESRPKACMSGWGSVFLAVAPDGSALPCHAARVIPGLSFPNVAATPLSDIWYHSDAFNAFRGDAWMKEPCGSCDERKQDFGGCRCQAYQLTGDARAADPVCAKSPEHGVVEHAVQFAAGQRRESREAPLIFRSDANAARLHPSLAPD; encoded by the coding sequence ATGACAATCACCACTGCCGATCCTTGCGAGCCAGCGATGGTCCGGCCGGGGCCGCCGCTCTGGCTGCTGGCGGAGTTGACCTATCGATGCCCGCTGCACTGCCCCTTTTGCTACAACCCAACCGACCACATTCGCTATCGCGATGAGCTGACCACCGATCAATGGATCGACGTGCTGCGCCAGGCGCGCGCACTCGGTGCGGCGCAACTCGGCTTTTCCGGCGGCGAGCCATTGCTGCGGGACGATCTCGAAGTGCTGGTCGACGCTGCGCATCGGCTCGGCTTTTATACCAATCTGATCACCTCCGGAGTCGGGCTCACCGAGCAACGTCTTGGCGCGCTCAAGCACGCCGGACTCGATCACATCCAGCTCTCATTCCAGGACGCGACGCGCGAACTCAACGATTTTCTGAGCAGTACCAAGACCTTCGAGTTGAAGAGCCGGGTCGCTCGTCTGATCAAGCGCCATGGTTACCCGATGGTGCTCAATTGCGTGCTGCATCGGCACAATCTGCCGCACGTCGATAAAATCATCGAAATGGCCCTGGAGATGCAAGCCGATTATCTGGAGCTGGCCAACACCCAGTACTACGGCTGGGGCCTGGTCAACCGCGCGCAATTGATGCCCGACGCGGCTCAGTTGCGCGAGGCGGAAGCCGTCGTCAATGCCTACCGCGCCCGCATCGGCCAGCGATGCCGCATTCTTTTCGTCGTGCCCGATTATTTCGAGAGCCGCCCCAAGGCCTGCATGAGCGGATGGGGCAGTGTCTTCCTGGCTGTAGCACCCGACGGCAGCGCGTTGCCCTGCCACGCGGCGCGCGTGATTCCCGGTCTGTCGTTCCCGAATGTCGCCGCGACACCGCTATCGGATATCTGGTATCACAGCGATGCCTTCAACGCCTTTCGCGGCGACGCCTGGATGAAGGAGCCTTGCGGCAGTTGCGACGAACGCAAGCAGGATTTCGGCGGGTGCCGCTGCCAGGCCTACCAGTTGACGGGTGACGCGCGCGCCGCAGATCCGGTTTGCGCCAAATCACCGGAGCACGGCGTCGTCGAGCATGCGGTTCAGTTCGCCGCGGGACAGCGCCGCGAATCCCGCGAAGCGCCGCTGATCTTTCGCAGCGACGCCAATGCCGCGCGGCTACACCCTTCGCTCGCCCCGGACTAA
- the pqqD gene encoding pyrroloquinoline quinone biosynthesis peptide chaperone PqqD — translation MSANAPCLQQGFRLQWEEVQQAYVLLYPEGMVRLNDGAAQILKRCDGLRSPAQIIGELEALFVDQPIAADVKTFIEHATTRGWLG, via the coding sequence ATGAGCGCGAATGCTCCGTGTCTGCAGCAGGGGTTTCGCCTGCAATGGGAAGAGGTCCAGCAAGCCTATGTGCTGCTCTACCCCGAGGGCATGGTCCGCCTGAACGACGGCGCGGCCCAGATCCTCAAGCGCTGTGACGGTTTGCGCTCGCCGGCCCAGATCATCGGTGAACTGGAGGCGCTCTTTGTCGATCAGCCCATTGCCGCCGACGTAAAAACATTCATCGAGCACGCAACCACGCGCGGCTGGCTCGGTTAG